A window from Balaenoptera musculus isolate JJ_BM4_2016_0621 chromosome 8, mBalMus1.pri.v3, whole genome shotgun sequence encodes these proteins:
- the NLRP6 gene encoding LOW QUALITY PROTEIN: NACHT, LRR and PYD domains-containing protein 6 (The sequence of the model RefSeq protein was modified relative to this genomic sequence to represent the inferred CDS: inserted 2 bases in 1 codon; deleted 4 bases in 3 codons; substituted 2 bases at 2 genomic stop codons) codes for MAQDSGTMSGSITAAELAMPLAQGCGNQVRGQKPARPAQVRSPETAKLSRTVAVAFCIPSSSEESSCYSTSSPAFGVGGVPDLRHSNSMEPRAAAARELLLAALEDLSQERWKRFRHKLRDAAADQKPRSSSGLGALHPQIRGPRGSDPAGGPDPGLRPSPPRTVGGASPQFSLPGLGPSSSALLSVSEHKQKXREHVLRQHARVRERDARSAKVSERFTKLLLAPESAAPEHEALGPAEEPEPDASALRHPDTRTCNRLLGRDGEGQRPPTAVLQGPAGVGKTTAARKILYDWAAGKLCHGQVDFAFFVCCREVLERPGTCSPADLILDQYPDRNAPGRQMLAQSERPLFILDGVDELPAPGPAEAAPCTGPLEAASGARVLGGLLSKALLPSARVLVAARAAAPGRLQSRLCSPQRAEVRGPSDKDKKYFYKSFQDEWRAERAYRFVKENETLSSLCFAVCWVVCXRSALAAPGPDLSRTSKTTTSVYLLFIGSVLSSAPAADPPRLQEELRKLCRLACEGVLGGGGRAQFSEKDLERLELCGSRVQTQFLRKKEMPGVLETEVTHRFIDQTFQEFLAALSYLLEDEGAPQTPARGAGALLRGAPELRGRLALTTRFLVGPLNAKRMRDMEHHFGCAVSERGKQDVPRWVQDQGQGCPRAAPEGTEGTQALRGAGESEEEEGEELKDLLELLHCLYETQEDALVHQALRGLPELALEXVHFSRTDLAVLSYCARCCPAGQALQLVSCRLATAQEKKKKSLMKRLQGRLGGSSSSRTTMRKPPDSPLHPLCEWTDRQCGLNTLTLSRCKLPDLVCRDLSEALTELGLFHSWLSEADLHAVSEGLAWPQGAADTQVRAGLEGTKAGTGAPIAALRVWPTLTTLDLSGCQLSGPMATYLCAVLQLPGCRLQSLSLTSVELSEQSLPELRAVGTAKAGLATTHPALDSDPQPHKGFGSAPEALGEGSSQPRGVALPTPRARGWRSLLWATLLSLRGPGQAGGRPRQTRPLACSWTAPETSPHPGDRYVSVLPTRRRGSPPLTPLLPHPRSSPGSLQPSRCRRPSAARVMPGAPRNRGPSPGAG; via the exons CATGGAGCCCCGCGCTGCCGCCGCCCGGGAGCTGCTCCTGGCTGCGCTTGAAGACCTAAGCCAGGAGCGGTGGAAGCGCTTCCGCCACAAGCTGCGGGACGCCGCCGCAGACC AAAAGCCCCGGAGCTCTTCCGGCCTGGGCGCGCTTCATCCACAAATTCGCGGGCCCCGGGGCTCCGATCCTGCGGGCGGCCCCGACCCCGGATtgcgcccctccccgccccgcacAGTCGGCGGGGCCTCACCGCAGTTCTCCCTTCCAGGGCTCGGCCCCAGCTCCTCGGCGCTGCTCTCCGTGTCCG agcACAAGCAGAAATAGCGAGAGCACGTGCTGCGGCAGCACgccagggtgagggagagggacgCCCGCTCCGCGAAGGTCAGCGAGCGCTTCACCAAACTGCTCCTCGCGCCCGAAAGCGCTGCCCCGGAGCACGAGGCCCTGGGGCCCGCGGAGGAGCCGGAGCCGGACGCG TCGGCGCTCCGACACCCCGACACCCGCACCTGCAACCGCCTGCTCGGCCGCGACGGGGAGGGCCAGAGACCGCCGACCGCGGTGCTGCAGGGCCCGGCGGGCGTCGGCAAGACCACGGCGGCCAGGAAAATCCTGTACGACTGGGCGGCGGGCAAGCTGTGCCACGGCCAGGTGGACTTCGCCTTCTTCGTGTGTTGCCGCGAGGTGCTGGAGCGACCGGGCACGTGCAGCCCGGCCGACCTGATCCTAGACCAGTACCCCGACCGCAACGCGCCGGGGCGGCAGATGCTAGCGCAGTCCGAGCGGCCGCTGTTCATTCTGGACGGCGTGGACGAACTGCCGGCGCCAGGGCCCGCCGAGGCCGCGCCCTGCACAGGCCCCCTCGAGGCCGCGAGCGGCGCGCGGGTGCTGGGCGGCCTGCTGAGCAAGGCGCTGCTGCCCTCGGCCCGCGTGCTGGTGGCCGCGCGCGCCGCCGCCCCCGGGAGGCTGCAGAGCCGCCTGTGCTCCCCGCAGCGCGCCGAGGTGCGCGGCCCCTCCGACAAGGACAAGAAGTACTTCTACAAGTCCTTCCAGGACGAGTGGAGGGCGGAGCGTGCCTACCGCTTCGTGAAGGAGAATGAGACGCTGTCCTCGCTGTGCTTCGCTGTGTGCTGGGTCGTGTG CCGTTCTGCGCTAGCTGCTCCAGGTCCTGACCTGTCGCGCACCTCCAAGACCACCACGTCCGTGTACCTGCTTTTCATCGGCAGCGTCCTGAGCTCGGCGCCCGCGGCCGACCCACCCCGCCTGCAGGAAGAGCTGCGCAAGCTGTGCCGCCTGGCCTGCGAAGGCGTCctcgggggc gggggcagggcgcAGTTCTCTGAGAAGGACCTGGAACGACTGGAGCTTTGCGGCTCCAGAGTCCAGACGCAGTTTCTCCGCAAGAAGGAGATG CCAGGCGTGCTGGAAACCGAGGTCACCCACCGGTTCATCGACCAGACCTTCCAGGAATTCTTAGCCGCGCTGTCCTACCTGCTGGAGGACGAAGGGGCTCCCCAGACACCTGCTCGCGGCGCGGGGGCACTTCTGCGGGGGGCCCCGGAGCTGCGTGGCCGCCTCGCGCTCACTACGCGCTTCCTTGTCGGGCCACTGAACGCAAAGAGGATGCGCGACATGGAGCACCACTTCGGCTGTGCGGTTTCAGAGCGCGGGAAGCAGGATGTCCCGAGGTGGGTGCAGGATCAGGGCCAGGGCTGCCCTAGGGCGGCGCCAGAGGGGACGGAGGGGACCCAAGCGCTCCGGGGCGCTGGGGagtcagaggaggaggagggcgaggAGCTCAAAGACCTGCTGGAGCTGCTGCACTGCCTGTACGAGACGCAGGAGGACGCCCTTGTGCACCAGGCCCTGCGCGGCCTCCCCGAGCTGGCACTGGAGTGAGTGCACTTCAGCAGAACGGACCTGGCCGTCCTGAGCTACTGCGCGCGGTGCTGCCCGGCGGGGCAGGCGTTGCAGCTGGTTAGCTGCAGACTGGCCACTGCacaggagaagaagaagaagagcctGATGAAGCGGCTGCAGGGCCGCCTGGGAGGCAGCTC tAGCTCTCGAACCACCATGAGAAAACCCCCGGACTCCCCACTGCATCCACTCTGCGAGTGGACCGACAGACAGTGTGGTCTGAACACCCTGAC GCTGTCCCGCTGCAAACTGCCCGACTTGGTCTGCAGAGACCTCTCTGAGGCCCTGACGGAGCTGGGCCTCTTCCACAGCTGGCTCAGCGAGGCTGACCTGCATGCGGTGAGtgagggcctggcctggccccaggGTGCTGCAGACACTCAGGTGAGGGCCGGCCTGGAAGGAACCAAGGCGGGGACGGGGGCTCCCATAGCAGCTC TACGTGTCTGGCCAACGCTGACTACCCTGGACCTCAGTGGCTGCCAGCTGTCGGGGCCTATGGCGACCTACCTGTGTGCCGTCCTGCAGCTCCCAGGGTGCCGCCTGCAAAGCCTCAG TCTAACCTCCGTGGAGCTGAGCGAGCAGTCGCTGCCGGAGCTGCGGGCTGTGGGGACAGCAAAGGCGGGACTGGCCACCACCCACCCAGCGTTGGACAGCGACCCGCAGCCTCACAAAGGGTTCGGCAGTGCCCCCGAGGCCCTAGGGGAGGGCTCTAGTCAGCCCCGCGGAGTAGCCCTCCCCACTCCGAGGGCGAGAGGGTGGCGCTCTCTGCTGTGGGCAACTCTTTTGAGCCTAAGGGGCCCTGGACAGGCAGGTGGGAGACCCAGACAGACACGGCCCCTTGCCTGCTCCTGGACAGCCCCCGAGACCTCCCCACACCCTGGGGACAGGTATGTCTCCGTCCTCCCCACCAGGAGGAGGGGCTCCCCTCCCCTAACCCCACTGCTGCCCCACCCACGTTCCTCTCCTGGGAGCCTCCAGCCCTCCCGCTGCAGGCGCCCCTCAGCAGCAAGGGTGATGCCGGGCGCCCCCAGGAATCGAGGGCCTTCACCTGGTGCAGGATGA